The genomic region AATGAACTTGGTCCGTCAGATGACGCGGACCTTTCCGACTCTCAACTGTCGATGATTTTCTGGGTCGATCGTGACCCCAACTCGAAATACGAGCCCTTCATCAAATTTGACGTCGATGCGCAGTCGTTTGGGCGACTACTCCACACTCTTGATCTCCCGCGCCGTCCCACCAACCAGCTCCATCTCCAAATCCGTCATGGTCGGTTGACCGCTCGCGTGACGGATGAAACCGGCACGCTATGGCTGGAAGGGTCGATCTCGCTGCTCGACGCTCTGACATCGGACGATCGCGAGTTCGCGATCGTGACCGACCGATCTTATTTGACAAAGCTGGGGAAATTGCTTTTGGGTCGTTGGTCCTTTCGACTTGACCGAGCATCCCAAGAACTTAGCTGGACAAACGAGGATTACCGGTCTCAATGCAAAGCCGTAGAAACGGCCTTGTTGCCGACATCACTTTTGACGAGGCGACACCGAATTTTTGGCAAGACTCTTAGTACTTGCTTACACGATGCGACCGTGCTGCGGCAGCGCCGTATTTCAGATGAGCGAACGTATCATGGCGCACGGATCTGGAATGGCTTTGCGATGGGCGGACACATCCAGGGCCTCTCGCAGATCGCCAGCAATGAGATCCCAAAAGAATTGGACATTGTGGTGCCTCATTCTCAACTGGCTAACGCCATTCACGTTCTGCGAGCTATGAACGGAGAGGCATGGGTCGACACCCAGAACGGCGCCGTCATGATTGAGAATGCCACCACTAGATTAAAGGGAGGATGGTCTGACTCCGACACAAATTTGCCAAGGGAGCTGGCTGGCGCCTTCGATCGGCATGATCCCGTCATCACCTTACACATCAGGTCTGACTTGCTTTGCTCGAAATTTACGCTGCTGGGCGCCTTCTCGAAAGAGCTTCAGACGGTTCGCTTCGATGTTGAGGCAGACAGCACCGAAGATGCACACGCAAAATTGTCGATCACAGCGGTGTTCGGCGCTCTTCCCTGGAACATCAAAATTTCTGCGCGGATGGAGCCAACCACGGCTGATTTTGCCGACGCACTGAAAAACCTGCGGTTTAGTGTCAGCGATCTCGATAAGGCCACGTCAGCTCTGCCCGCGTCTACCGAAGTCAAGCTGCAGTTCAGCGCACGCGCCTTGATGCTTTCGGCCGACCACTCCGGGATCATCAGAAGGACTCTGCTTGTCCCATCGTCGAGTTGAGCATAACGCCGGCTAGCGAGCGGCCGATTTCAGCTTTATTGGACAGGGTCATCACTGCTCCGTCAATGTGGAGCCTGTGTAGCGGCTCTGAACTTTGACCCCTATCGGCGCCCAACTGTGGTCCCAGATCGACGCTGATTTCCTTCGCAGCGGCAAGAGCTTCAAACGCCGTGGATGGGGTCAGGGTTGGAAGCCTCTTGGAGGCAAATGCTACGGCGGTTCACAGGCCTGAATCGAATACACTCGCTCAGACCTCGTCGCATCTGCCGCCTGGTTGCGGACGATGAACAAGATTGCGTCGGCGCCCCTCTTAGACGCTTCTTCAACTTCGAAACACCAGACAATCGGCCAAGTTAGGTTCCGCCTTATACAAAGTATTGCGTTAGTCTCGGATTGAGGTCGAACCGATGCGACCAGGCTACTAGAGCGTTAGCTGGTGGACGCCGTGTTCGGTCCGCAAAACGCTATAGGGGTATCCGCATTTTGTCGGCCACTGTCCTGTCAACGGCTACTGACCGCCCCCTATATTATCCTACTCCCTCTCTCCACCTGACGCGCTGACCATCCGCAGCTCACTCCAATCGGAGACTTATCTCACTCTGCGGCTGTCTTATCCACCAAACTACTCACCTCTATCCACTATCACTCATCGCTATCCTGCTCTCTCGGAGATAATCCCATGGCAACGGACACCCCTTATGAAACACTGCTCGCCATGAAGCGGCTGAAAGCTGAAGGTATCTGGTACAAAAAGCTTACGCCCTTCCACCTCAAAGTCGATCGCTACAATTTTTGGCCAAAGCGTGGGACAATTCATATCGACGGAGAAACATCGCCTGTTCCCCAGCGCGGCCTGGAAAAGTTTGTTAGGCTCATAAAGACGGATGCGGTTGTCATGGATCGCCTCCGCCACAACGCTGATGAGTTGCGCCCAAAAGCACACATCGATACAGATGTCGAAGCAGTTTCGATTAAGCTGTCTGAAGCTTGAGGCGAATTCGATCTTGCTAACTTGCTGTTATAAGCACTCAAATCGCCACAGCCGCCAAGTAACGACTTCGTAGCGCTCATCAAGCGCTACTCATGGTGACCAGTTCCGTAGCCGCGCATGCGGCGCTCCTGCCACCTTTCTTAGATTTCACGATTCGCTTTGAGTTCGGCGATTCTTGCTGCGTGTCGCAAGAACTCCTGTCTGCGCCTGAATCTCCCGCATAGTTTCGCAGGAGCCCTTCATGACCGCCATCACGTATACCAAGTTCACTTCTTTGCCGCGCGTACCACTCGTCCCGGACGAAATCGTCCGCCGTAACAACGTATTCTTCGAAATCGACACGCGCTTCCGCCGCGCCGCTCGCCTTCTTCAATGCCTGTGGCTGAGAGATCGCGAGATCCCCACCGGTCAGCACGTTCGCGGCGATGGCGACGACGCCGTCACCATGGAGCTTCATTCATACCTCAGCCGTGACGCTGCGCGTGCCGGGCGGAATTTCCTCTCGCCAGAAATCCATGCCCTCGTTCGTCGCGAGTTGCTGATGCGGGAGGAAGGCGCCGCCATCGACGAAGATCGACTGTTTGGCAACGCCCTCAGCTCCATGCCGCTGACCTTTAACCTGTTTGGGCCGATGGCCCTCGACCTCAAGCTTGCCACAGCCGCCCTGCGTCAGCTGCTGCCAGGCTTCGTTCATGAGGTGACAGGTTTCATCTTCGAGCACTCACCCGGCCGTCGCCAAGAACGTTTTCTCAATGACGGCACTGCCTTCGATCTCGCCATCCGCGTCATCACGCCTGAGCGTGAAGATGGGACTATCTTCGTCGAGACAAAATATTCCGAAGACATGAGCGGACCCGCGGCTAGGCTCCGGGATCGCTACGACGAAGTTTGCCGCTCCGTCGGTCTCTTCGTCGACCCGGACAGCCCGACGCTCCGTTCGTTGGCGCTGGAGCAGCTTTGGCGTGAGCATATGCTAGCCCAACTGACCGTCGACCAAGGCCTCACGCCCCGGGCCATGTTCATTGCCATCGGCCCTCGGCTCAATCGCAGGGTCATGGCCGCCTTTCGAGTCTACGAAAACGAACTGATCGATGCCGACGACCAAGACGCCAACCGTGTCGCATTCCAAGCTTTCACACTGGAACGCTTCATCGACGCCCTTGCCGAGTCCGGCGCCGATGGCCTCGCTCGCGATCTGTGGGGTCGCTACTGCGACTTCGAGCGTGTCTATCACCTCGCCTTGGGCGAATACCTCGAACAGCCCTCCGGCCAAGCCATCGCAGCGCCGCTTACCGCGCCTTCATCGAAAGACGTCGACGCCTCACCTCAAAAGGTCACGACGAGAGCGACGGACAAGCGCGCAACGAAAAGCAGGGCTCAAAAGGCCGCGGGAGGGTCCCAGTGAAGACGGGCTCCCTGCTGACAGTCTCCGACCGCGTCGAGCTTCTCGTGAACGCTCTTCATCCGGACACCGATCACTTGCCTGTGGTGAAGCTATTTACGCCAGATGGCGGCGCGACATGGCTTCTCACCGAATGCGATCCGGATGAACCGGATCTGCTGTTCGGTCTCTGCGATCTCGGCCTTGGCTGTCCCGAGCTCGGCTACGTCAGCCTTGCGGAAATCATGGAGGTCCGAGGTCGCCTCGGACTTCCGGTCGAGCGAGACCTTCATTTCGTCGCGGACAAGCCACTCTCAGCTTATGCCGACGAAGCGCGGGCCAAGGGACGGATCGTGACCTGAGCCGACGCACCATGCGGAGTGAAATGCAGGTCGGACTCACAAGAGCTACGGCTGTTGCCTTCGATGGCAGCAGCCGGGGAGCGGTACACCTCGGTACCTCTCCATTTGCAAACGACTTTCGTGCGAATCTTCCCAGAGCAGCGACGAGGGGTACCGGCACGTGAGGGACTTTGAAAACGTGACGTAGCCTGATGACTTGCAAGGTGCGAAAGCCAAAGAGCCCCCCGTCGATCGCCGTCGATCGGGGGGCTCTCTTTTTTACGCCCATGAGGCTGCCTCGCGCTCTTCTCGCAGCCCCGCAATTTCTTTGGCCCCCGTCTGAATATCAAGGCAGTGGATCGGACGGGGCATTTCACTAGGAATACCTGGCTCGCCAACTTGGCCCGGACCTTCGTCAACGACAGAGTTCGGCACGGTCCGCTCACGCAGCGTCACATTGCGGGAGACCAAACCCTATGAAAACTATCCTCTCAATAGCCCCCGTCGTTACCCTTGCCTCTCTGCTTGCGGGCTGCGGCAAGTCAGAGGTTTGCAGCGACCCAGACGTGCTGGCAACCGTTAAGCAACTGTTCGAGGAGCAGGAGTTCGGAAAGTTCTATAAGATGCCGCCCGGCATCGTTCTTGTGAGAGATAAGTCGGCAACCCACCTGTCGACGGATCCGAACAACCAGATCGCTCGATGCTCAGTTATTATCACGATCGACCTCTTCGAGATGCTCAAGAAGGTCCAGGGATACTCGGATGAGCAGATCGCGGCGGTGAGAGTGAAAGCACAAAGCACGGGGCAGAATGCGGCCCCAGACTCTCTCATCAACTATTCGGTTCAGTCCATGGCGTCGGGAGAGTACTATGTCATGATGCTACCATAGGGAAAATTAGCCTGGATCAGACGCTGTTCTCGCACGTTTCCGGCGTCCGGCGGTCATTACCGCGAGCTGACCGAGATGCTCCTTCATCAATAGCAACGCACGCCGCACGGTCATAGCTGACGAGACCAGTGGGAGCATGAGAATGGACTGGTTCACGCGCATCACCGGCTTCAATGAAAGCACGTACGCCGCTACACGCGCGCAGCTTGAGGTGCACGGCAGTACTCTCCGCTCCAAGGCCAACGGCTGCAGCTATGGAATCGGCGAGTTCGAGCTGGCATCGCTCGACGACCTGCGCGCCCGAGTAGCCGGTGGCACCGGCGCCGCAGGCCAGGCTCGCGTGCGGATCGTTACCGGCGACGTGCGCAAGATGCACCAGGTGCCCGAGTATGCAGGTGCGCTGTTCCAAGTTGCCAGCCAGTTCAATTCTCTGGAGATGATCAGCCCCAGCGTGACGCCCGAGGATGGCGTCACGCGCTACGAGCACGACCGCACGCAGGGCCCGGCGTGCGCCGTGGCAGCGGGCGCGGCGACGATCTACCGCAACTACTTTGCGCCCGTGGGCGACCAGATCGGCCAGACGGTACAGCGCCAACTTGACGGCCTTGCGGATGTCGGCGCCGAGTTGAGCGCCCAATTGGTCCGACCCGTCACCGATCTCTGGGAGTGGCGCAATGGCTATGCTCTCTGCACGCGCCAGGGCCTGGACCTGATCACGGATCATCTGCGAGGCATGGGCCCCAGACTGGCTGATGCGCTTGCCGGCAAGCTGCGCATCGGCATTCATCGCGACGTCGAGGTGACGGATGCGCCGAGCGCACCAAGGCCTGTAGTGAGCCAGGCTTTCTGCTCAGCGTTGCCCGTCGCGTACGGCAGTGTGCCGCAGCAACACTGGGCAGCATTCGCACAGTTGGTGCTCGATGCCGCCTATGAGGCAACGATGCTTGAGGCAGTGATCAACTGCCGGCGCGGGGCATCGAACATTCTGTTGCTCACATTCCTTGGCGGCGGGGCGTTCGGCAACGCGCCCGAGTGGATTCATGCTGCCATCAAGCGCGCCGTGATCAAAATACAGGGCTTCGACCTGGATGTGCGGCTGATAAGCTATGGCGAGCCATCGGTTCAGACACGCGAGCTGGTGAAGGAACTGGCTTAGTTTGTTCGGGTGTATCTGGAAGCGCTTCGATCAAGTGCTGCCTAGGAAAGGGTTGGGGCTCGATCCGTCAAACTATAGCAAAAACAAGGACTTACTTCTCCGCCAGGTGCGGCGCTTGTACCACTTGACTGTGCTCGTGTCGACCCTGCTCTGATCGCCGAACCGAACGCACTGCCGGAGCAGCAAGACTGCGCCTTGAAGCGGCTTGCGGCAGTTTCTGACGACGCTCGACATGTCAATCGGCTTGCCGGGAGCGTTCGCGGTCCTGCAGCCGACGAGTTCGCGATGCCGTCGGAGGCCGCCGATTTGTCTGGACCACGGTCGTGTCGGCGAAATCCGAGCCGAGATTAACGCCGCTGGGAAACTAAGCAGCCGCATTCCGCCAGCAGCGCCACCTGGCCCCACGGTAGACCGGTGGCCGCCCTCCGCGATCAGCACAAGAGCGGCCCGGTCGAGCCTGCGGCGCGCTTTTTCGTGGCCGGCACGGCCATCGCCGCGCATGAGCAGGTGCGCGAGGCGATCGTCTTCGATCCGCGAAGTATCGGCCGGCTTCCTCGGCCCTCTCTTCACGGCATGGCACGCTCAGCCGCTTTCAATCACCTGGACGCGCGGCAGCCCACGAGGGCAAGGCGACGCCTCCGACCACGCTGGAAGAGGCACATTCGTATAGATTGTAGAACTGGATTGTGCAATCGATAGCCGAAACCAACGCAATCTGAGCGATAAGCAGAGTGTGTTCGGTCTATGACGATGGCTCCAAGTTGTACTGGCGGGAGAGGCATGTGAAGCAATGCCCCAAATGCGCTGAGAATATTCAGCTAGGTGCAACAAAATGCCGATACTGCCTATCCGATCTCGCGCCAAAAGGAATTGGTCAGCGCATCCTCGGTTGGCGCGATTACATCACCTTACCAACGGCAGTTCTTGCACTCGTCGCGGCGCTTTACACGCCAATCGCTGAAACAGTACGCGGTCTGCTCGGCTGGGACAGGGCGAGAGTTATTGCCTTCCTGCTGAACCCCGATGTTGTCAACGCCGGACTTGACGACCGCGGCGCTGGAAAACGTGTGGACGTTGTGACCGAGTACGACTCACTACTAAGAGTCATGCTGATCAACGAAGGCTACGCCCTTACCACCTTGTCGAGCAGCTTTTTGTGCACGGGAAAGGATGAAGGTGACTCGCGGATGGTCTTTCGATTCACTTTCTACGATCCGAAGACCCAGACCAAGCATTTTCCAGAGATCGCGGCCGGCGCGTCCGTTGGGCTGTTTGGCCGGCTTGGGGAGGCTCAGCCCTACAAAATTTCTGACCGCTCAATCCCTGGACCACGCAAATGCTCATTCAGCTACTACGACAAATATGGTCCCAAGGTGTTCGAGCGCGACATCAACGAGGCTCAGGAGAATATCCTGCTGAGCTTGCCCCGATAATTTCCGTCATGCGAGAGGCAGTTTGCGCCGATTTAGAGTTGAACAATAATTTTGGCGTCTCTGGATCGATATCCGTATACAAAGACCTTTTGGAATCGGGTCAATTTCTGGTCGTCCAGCCACAACGACAACCTCTTTTGCCTCTTCAAGTAACCTATGAACAGTTGGACGGCACTGGCGATCTATTCTCGATACTGGAATCCGTCCACCCTAAGGTCTCCTTCTGGAGCAGCGACATTGAGGCTGAAATATTTAGTGTTCCAGGTCGGCGGTTGCTTCAGCTCCCACGAGCATTTGCGCAGCAAGGTAATGCAGAACAGTTTAGCGATGACCAGCGCCAGGTCCTTGCCTGGACAGGTCCGGTCCTGCGGGTCGACAACGGCGTCGTGAAGCCCGCGCGGCCAAATTAGATGTTGCGAGGCCTGCGGGTCTTCGAACCTGTCTGGAATGAAGTCGTCTGGCCGCGGAAAATTCGCTTCGTCCCTTTGCGCCAACGGTAACACACCCAGCACCAGTTCACCCTTGCGAATGCGGAATGTTCCTGAACTCGAATCCAGGATACGATCACGCGTCGCGCGTCCAGGAACGAAAAATACCGGCGGATGTAGCCGCAGGATTTCACGCAGCGTACGGTCGAGCATTTTCAGTTTGTCGAGGCAGCGCAGATCAGCGATCCTTGGATCCGATCCGATGACCGCATCTATTTCATCGCACAGGCCCGCTCGCACTTTCTGTCTCTGCCCCAACTCTCCTACAATCGATTTCAGAAGTGACTGTGTCCCGAGAAAGGAATTCATCCCCAGCAGGAATGTCAGCCGCTTGGCGAGCACCTCCTCGTCCGTGATATTGTGACCCTTGGCAAGCTCCACGATCTGAGGAAACGCCGGCGTCTGCTTCACGAAAGCCAGCAGTCTTGGAAAGATCTTCAGTGCTTTAGAATAGGCCGATCCGGGAATGAAGCGAGTGATCGATAGGAATGTGTGCGTGAATATACCGCTGTAGAGTTCACGGACATCGGCCAATACCGGTCGCTGCCCGAGCATCCACTCGAAGATCAGCGCCACGACGAAATCCTCGATCTCGTCGCGGAAGCTGAAGGTTTTTTTTGCAGACCATTTCTTGAAGAATTCGCCTGCAACAGCATCGAACGAGGCCACGAGAGTTGTCGAACGTGCTTTCAGTAGATCGAGGTAAAGGGCTTTCGGCCGATCGTGTTCCGGTCCCGCCTCATAGATGCTTGGCGATACGTTCCCAACCAACGCCAGTGGCGGAAGCTGGAACTTGAAACCGGCGACGGGATGGTCTTGCACCAGGTCTGTGGAAGCAAACAGGGGTGCAATGGCGCGATGATCTAGTGCGATGATCGTCGGGCCAAACAGATTCGTTTTGAAAACTGTCTTTCCGTATTTGCGCTGACGCTTCCGAAGGAATTCCAACCACCCGCTGATGAAGAAGAAGTCTAGCAAGCCCCATGCGGCCCCAATCAGCGGCCAGCCGTAGGAACCGGGCGGATCCTCGCCGCCAAAGGCGACCTTTGCATCGGCAGCAACCTTGTTGCGGTGGACAATATCCGCGAGCGAAGAGGTGTTCGCAATACTCTCGAGACCGACTTTTGTGAATGTGTCTTCGTTGTAGACGTTGTCCGCAAGCAGAGGATTGGTCAGTGCCTGGGAAAAGGCGTCGACGCCGACCATCAAGGTCATCAGCTTGCCGAGCACCGTGTCCTCGTCGCTTTCTGCCAAAAGACCGACGAGCAGTTCGACGCGATCGACATGCCCGTACAACGCCTTGAGCTCCAGCAGCAGATTTCGATCGTCCGTCAGCTCTTCAAAAGAAGTTAACTTCTGCAATCCGAAGCGTTCTCGATACTCGTTGTATGAGCGCAGGCGCCAGGCACGAGACTTCTTAGTTGCCTCGACTTCGGCATTGATCAGAAATGGCGCTGTGTTGTGCAGGGTGATCTTTCCTGCCCCCTGACTCGACGCCGCGTCGAATGCTGAGGCGAGACCGACATTCACGAGGAATTCGTTATTGTAACGGAATATGCTGTCAGGAAATCGCCGGCCGCTCATTTCCATTTCTGCAGGCACGAGCGCATGCCAGCGATAGAGCAGGTCGAATTCCGCGCAGATGCGATTAGTCCGATACCAAGGCTGCTTTTCAGCAAAACCAGTCTCGAGCGAGAACTTTAGCTGGGCCGAGGAGAGATGGTTGATATAGTCTTCGACAATGATCTTGAGCAGTTGCGCGATGTTGATATTCCGCGCCGTCTCGAACAGTCGATCGTCATCATCATTCCATTCCGGATGTGCCGCTGCAAGTTCCTCGCAGAGACGATTGTGCTCGCGCAGAAATACCGTGTTGAGTGCGCTATAGAAGATGGTTGAATTGCCACGTTCTAGACCGGAGGCAAAAAGCCGTTTTTTCCTATCGGGAGTGTTGAAGGGATCGTCGAGCGCTTTACGGAAATCTCCCGTCTGCGGATCGATATAGGACAGACCCACGAACTCTTGGCGCACACGCTTGCCGTCTTCTTCGAACAGTGGCGGCGGAAACTCTTCGCCATTAATTTGCACGCTCTTCAGCCGACCTCGTTTTTTGGCCCTTAGAAGGGCCGTGTCCGCCGCCGATAGACCATAGATCTGACAGAGATCGATCTCGTGGTTCGACGTGTTCTTTCTGAAGTCGTCTGGATGGGTTCGCAGAAAGCTGTCGGTAAACCATTGCGCAAAGAAGCAGAAGAGAGCGGTGCTCTTTGGGCAGGGTACTTGGTCCGGGTCTCGAACGAATAGTGCGCCGACGTCCGCGACCTTTGGAAGGCAACTGACACTCTTTTCGGAGGCCGGTGGCAAGTGCCGCCCAGTGTAAGAGCGATCGACCAAGCCCGTCCACGATGTGTAGTCGTCGCTGCCCCCCGGTGTCTTTGCGCCCCACAGCGACAGCGGGTACGGCCGCGGTTTAGAGGAGTTGGCAATAATATTTATGAAAAGCCGATTGAGTAGCCGCCTCAACCATTCCCACTTGCTGACTAGACGCCAGAGTGATGGGTAACTCGAAACAAAATCGAAAGCAAAATCCTTCGTCGAGCGCATTCTCCCTCCAAGGGACTACGTCTTCATACAACCGGATCCGTGTTTTTCTGCCAGCTTAAGAGTTAATTTCAGTCAACACATGACACAACGTTGGCTCCTCGCCCGGGGTCTTTTGATTGTCCGTTCCCATTCTGAATTGTGCCTCTCGGGCTGCTGAGATCGCGCCCTTCTCTGAACTTTGAGAGCATCAACTCGCTTTTTGCGCTAGTGCACTCAAAGCTCTTGATTCAAGGAGAGTCGCGCGCATCTCGCGGGCAGTCAGAGCAGATCTCTCGTACCATGTCATACTGTCCTCCGCATGCGCCCGTCCGAGTTTGCGAGAACAGCTTCCTTTTACAAAGTAGACTGTGGGAGCGAAAAAGCGCTGCCCGGTTGACGCTAGCTCGCTTAGTGCAGTGTCAATCTCTTGATTGGCTAATTCGATTTGCTCTGTCGTCAACAGCAAATCGGCAAGCGCCGCTCTGAAAAGGGGAACTCCGAGAGAAATGCGGGAGCTCACGTTTGCAATGCCCTTCCTCATGACCTCGATAGATGATTCAGGGTTCGCAGAGGATGCCGACTTCGCCCAGGCCTCAAACAATCGGCAATGGATGCCCCAGACAGCCACGTTGTTGACCTCGCAGTAGCGAGCACCTTCTTCGACGTACTTCAGCGCTGCTTCAATCCCATCCAGGAAGTAATTCAGATACCCTCCG from Bradyrhizobium sp. CB1015 harbors:
- a CDS encoding PGN_0703 family putative restriction endonuclease, with the translated sequence MTAITYTKFTSLPRVPLVPDEIVRRNNVFFEIDTRFRRAARLLQCLWLRDREIPTGQHVRGDGDDAVTMELHSYLSRDAARAGRNFLSPEIHALVRRELLMREEGAAIDEDRLFGNALSSMPLTFNLFGPMALDLKLATAALRQLLPGFVHEVTGFIFEHSPGRRQERFLNDGTAFDLAIRVITPEREDGTIFVETKYSEDMSGPAARLRDRYDEVCRSVGLFVDPDSPTLRSLALEQLWREHMLAQLTVDQGLTPRAMFIAIGPRLNRRVMAAFRVYENELIDADDQDANRVAFQAFTLERFIDALAESGADGLARDLWGRYCDFERVYHLALGEYLEQPSGQAIAAPLTAPSSKDVDASPQKVTTRATDKRATKSRAQKAAGGSQ
- a CDS encoding DUF2958 domain-containing protein gives rise to the protein MKTGSLLTVSDRVELLVNALHPDTDHLPVVKLFTPDGGATWLLTECDPDEPDLLFGLCDLGLGCPELGYVSLAEIMEVRGRLGLPVERDLHFVADKPLSAYADEARAKGRIVT
- a CDS encoding cytochrome P450 encodes the protein MRSTKDFAFDFVSSYPSLWRLVSKWEWLRRLLNRLFINIIANSSKPRPYPLSLWGAKTPGGSDDYTSWTGLVDRSYTGRHLPPASEKSVSCLPKVADVGALFVRDPDQVPCPKSTALFCFFAQWFTDSFLRTHPDDFRKNTSNHEIDLCQIYGLSAADTALLRAKKRGRLKSVQINGEEFPPPLFEEDGKRVRQEFVGLSYIDPQTGDFRKALDDPFNTPDRKKRLFASGLERGNSTIFYSALNTVFLREHNRLCEELAAAHPEWNDDDDRLFETARNINIAQLLKIIVEDYINHLSSAQLKFSLETGFAEKQPWYRTNRICAEFDLLYRWHALVPAEMEMSGRRFPDSIFRYNNEFLVNVGLASAFDAASSQGAGKITLHNTAPFLINAEVEATKKSRAWRLRSYNEYRERFGLQKLTSFEELTDDRNLLLELKALYGHVDRVELLVGLLAESDEDTVLGKLMTLMVGVDAFSQALTNPLLADNVYNEDTFTKVGLESIANTSSLADIVHRNKVAADAKVAFGGEDPPGSYGWPLIGAAWGLLDFFFISGWLEFLRKRQRKYGKTVFKTNLFGPTIIALDHRAIAPLFASTDLVQDHPVAGFKFQLPPLALVGNVSPSIYEAGPEHDRPKALYLDLLKARSTTLVASFDAVAGEFFKKWSAKKTFSFRDEIEDFVVALIFEWMLGQRPVLADVRELYSGIFTHTFLSITRFIPGSAYSKALKIFPRLLAFVKQTPAFPQIVELAKGHNITDEEVLAKRLTFLLGMNSFLGTQSLLKSIVGELGQRQKVRAGLCDEIDAVIGSDPRIADLRCLDKLKMLDRTLREILRLHPPVFFVPGRATRDRILDSSSGTFRIRKGELVLGVLPLAQRDEANFPRPDDFIPDRFEDPQASQHLIWPRGLHDAVVDPQDRTCPGKDLALVIAKLFCITLLRKCSWELKQPPTWNTKYFSLNVAAPEGDLRVDGFQYRE